The proteins below come from a single Zea mays cultivar B73 chromosome 8, Zm-B73-REFERENCE-NAM-5.0, whole genome shotgun sequence genomic window:
- the LOC103635502 gene encoding uncharacterized protein isoform X1, whose product MPPAVAPASPRQDPSGSSLSAAAAAASMANPVLGLGLAPPGAEPSAGTPPSSRRAPRLAKRRHAPASSRFRAAQASVGTWNPFGGGGGTDGQTRGFVFGAASPVSQQPSEPAVEISSSSEAPFVFQSVRENLPRFEEGLSGSSMLPDKMGKLNLRTSGEVGDGLGQGRDRKDGSSAFGVDISGLFSNKEDNGLQEKLTQLNLGHREPLQSEKRDSANGVPQAFVFGCNGAGSFADCKNTVASGAQSDDPSSVCGTDAKAMAGKSTQFNIGSQAPSWGGGIEGTNGAPEAFTFQSTAVSGHVDNINNVVSGANTSANTSSSTVAKGVGDVDLLPEKLTRLNIGSDMPLHESKSGYQPKVFRAVQGTIFGNETSSTSDRSSEFLSANSNTSSSSSDLFSTANSNTSNSANGTYCFPPEKTPDLNAGEGVMSESLESDSSNCPPQTFLFERNETRSSVSHSASIAMDDGGNFVNHKNTDTCSSARGTFDYAGALPEKMTKLNIGCRNSYHSRKDETATEPPEVFVFGCNVSSFSSTHTASKSHDPTTPEFCFQSKAEATSGYGAVPQTKVQESYLFTTLNNSCSPSTFENAVPAFSFGTMDAEIETAPDDHFSVKQDLPGFSRETLFGLDSIKSAYKDKREAHKGKMKNKRPTRLKQHAQLHQVISKEACNDGKSSDLAGDYSPMDCSPYPAEAEHVPTEAYVASGQPVHIGDSVISNWNTSCAEDDVVSATEHLIIDVNLPMFGDEGRGPKLDASESNFGSSFSSFQGDQSNGPQHSFTNIGQDCNDNTYRTPHDFVEPPAFQSSSSNFSGLNFRFGVSSSPQISAAAQRRNTRRKLRTKGSLASKPSTIGSFEQSKSSQDTKGMRFFCETSKNEDPVKEQPSRKSSTSAALEACETWRTSGNKAYENGHFATAEDYYTRGINSVTHYGVSGHCSRALMLCYSNRAATRMSLGMMWEALQDCLTATSIDPTFLKAKVRAANCHLALGDLEDALRSYMACLNSNTGSSSDPKILAEASDGLERVKDLRTGEVIGTGRRRRAAPRLYILDSLRLPSLATSPAHVLSATLASVASFAQWHHRLGHLCGSRLSTLIKSGCLGHTSVESDFHCKGCHLGKQIQLPYFPSHSHSVQPFDLVHSDIWGPAPFVSKGGYKYYVIFIDDHSRYTWIYFMKRRSELISIYKTFARMIHTQFSTHIKTFRSDSGGEYLSDNFRQFLTSEGTLAQLSCPGAHAQNGVAERKHRHIIETARTLLISSFVPSHFWGEAVSTAVYLINRQPSSKLSGKTPGEVLFGTPPRYDHLRVFGCTCYVLLSPRERTKLTAQSVECVFLGYSPEHKGYRCYDSSSRRMRISRDVSFNENRPFFYNSSTHSSFYSTESTSFMSLPPISETSSVSPPTVSTPDVLIPITPPSTSTTSPSYSSKPPVTQTYIRRPRSTPTASPDDDPVADTCTNNDDSHVVFNQGYHLRDRGTIAAPERYGFSRAGAVIAEPSSYKEASGIPEWQLAMTDELNALHRTCTWDVVPLPAGVVPITCKWVFKVKTKSDGSIERYKARLVARGFQQTQGIDYDETFAPVAHLTTVRALLAVAASSSWTISQMDVKNAFLHGDLHEEVYMHPPPGIEVPSGHVCRLRRALYGLKQAPRAWFERFVSVIKACGFYSSDHDPALFIHVSSRGRTLLLLYVDDMLITGDDPDHIAHVKASLSKEFQMSDLGALSYFLGIEVLQTQNGIYLSQAKYIQDLLDRSGLSDTRTVATPMDLHLSLRPTDGTPLEDPSRYRHLVGSLVYLTVTRPDIAHAVQILSQFVSAPTSVHYGHFVCLDIYGGQKHNVYFMTQIPHFSFTLTLMLPGPVIL is encoded by the exons cacgccgcgcGCCGCGCTTGGCCAAGCGGCGCCACGCGCCCGCCTCCTCCCGTTTCCGCGCGGCGCAGGCCTCAGTCGGAACATGGAACCCgtttggcggcggcggcggtacgGATGGACAGACTCGAGGTTTTGTGTTTGGTGCTGCTTCCCCAGTGAGCCAGCAGCCTTCGGAGCCAGCAGTGGAGATATCTTCATCCAGTGAGGCGCCCTTCGTGTTTCAGAGTGTGAGGGAGAACCTTCCTCGGTTTGAGGAGGGATTGTCTGGTTCATCAATGCTCCCTGATAAGATGGGGAAGCTGAACCTGCGCACATCAGGTGAGGTTGGCGATGGTCTCGGTCAGGGGAGGGATCGAAAGGATGGAAGTTCAGCATTTGGTGTTGATATATCTGGTTTGTTTTCTAACAAGGAAGATAATGGGCTCCAGGAGAAGCTTACACAGTTGAATTTAGGCCACAGAGAACCCTTGCAAAGTGAGAAGAGGGATAGTGCTAATGGTGTGCCACAAGCATTTGTGTTTGGATGTAATGGAGCTGGGAGTTTTGCTGATTGTAAGAACACAGTTGCCTCTGGTGCACAGTCAGATGATCCTAGTTCAGTTTGTGGCACTGATGCAAAAGCTATGGCTGGGAAGTCGACGCAATTCAATATAGGCAGTCAAGCACCTTCCTGGGGTGGAGGGATTGAGGGTACTAATGGAGCACCAGAAGCTTTCACGTTTCAAAGTACCGCAGTAAGTGGTCATGTGGATAATATAAACAATGTTGTCTCCGGTGCCAATACCAGTGCCAATACAAGTTCGTCCACTGTTGCTAAAGGTGTGGGTGATGTAGATTTGCTTCCAGAAAAGTTAACACGGTTGAATATAGGAAGTGACATGCCCTTGCATGAGTCGAAAAGTGGTTATCAGCCCAAAGTGTTTAGAGCAGTCCAAGGGACAATTTTTGGAAATGAAACAAGCAGCACATCAGATAGGAGCAGTGAATTCCTCTCTGCAAATAGCAATACTTCTAGTTCAAGCAGTGATTTGTTCTCTACAGCAAATAGCAACACTTCTAATTCAGCTAATGGCACTTACTGTTTTCCTCCAGAGAAGACACCAGATTTGAATGCAGGAGAGGGAGTCATGTCGGAGAGCTTGGAAAGTGATAGTTCTAACTGTCCACCACAAACCTTTTTATTTGAAAGAAATGAAACCCGAAGCTCTGTTTCACACTCTGCAAGCATAGCCATGGATGACGGTGGCAATTTTGTCAATCACAAAAATACTGACACCTGTAGTTCAGCTCGTGGTACATTTGATTATGCAGGTGCTCTCCCAGAGAAGATGACGAAATTAAATATAGGATGCAGAAATTCATACCATAGCAGGAAAGATGAAACTGCTACTGAACCACCAGAAGTATTTGTATTTGGGTGTAATGTTTCTAGCTTTTCTTCTACCCATACTGCAAGTAAATCACATGATCCCACGACTCCTGAATTTTGTTTTCAAAGTAAAGCAGAGGCAACTTCAGGATATGGGGCTGTTCCCCAAACCAAAGTTCAGGAGTCATACTTGTTTACGACTTTGAATAATTCTTGTAGTCCCTCTACTTTTGAGAATGCAGTTCCTGCTTTCAGTTTTGGGACAATGGATGCAGAAATAGAAACTGCTCCAGATGATCATTTTTCTGTCAAACAGGATTTGCCTGGGTTTTCCAGGGAGACCTTATTTGGTTTAGACAGTATAAAATCTGCATACAAGGACAAAAGGGAAGCACACAAAGGCAAAATGAAAAATAAAAGGCCAACTAGGCTAAAGCAACATGCTCAGCTCCATCAGGTTATTTCTAAGGAAGCCTGTAACGATGGAAAATCATCAGATTTAGCAGGTGACTATTCACCAATGGATTGTTCGCCATATCCTGCAGAAGCTGAACATGTGCCAACAGAGGCATATGTGGCTTCTGGTCAGCCCGTTCACATTGGTGATAGTGTTATCTCAAACTGGAACACCAGCTGTGCTGAAGATGATGTAGTTTCTGCAACCGAGCACTTGATTATTGATGTAAACCTACCAATGTTTGGAGATGAAGGTAGAGGACCGAAACTAGATGCATCTGAGAGCAATTTTGGTAGCAGCTTTTCTAGTTTTCAAGGAGATCAAAGTAATGGACCACAGCATTCTTTCACTAATATTGGGCAAGACTGTAACGATAATACCTACAGAACTCCCCATGATTTTGTTGAGCCTCCTGCTTTTCAATCAAGCTCATCAAATTTCAGTGGGCTGAACTTTAGATTCGGTGTGTCATCCTCTCCACAAATCTCTGCAGCAGCACAAAGACGTAACACAAGAAGGAAGTTAAGAACAAAGGGCAGTCTGGCATCGAAACCTTCAACTATCGGCTCTTTTGAACAGTCAAAATCTTCACAAGATACTAAGGGCATGCGGTTTTTCTGTGAAACAAGCAAAAATGAAGACCCAGTGAAAGAGCAACCGTCAAGAAAGTCTTCTACTTCTGCGGCCTTGGAGGCTTGTGAAACCTGGCGTACTAG TGGAAATAAAGCCTATGAAAATGGGCACTTTGCTACTGCAGAGGATTATTATACCCGTGGAATAAACTCTGTTACCCACTATGGTGTTTCTGGACATTGTTCTCGCGCATTGATGCTGTGTTACAGCAACCGTGCAGCTACAAGAATGTCGCTTGGCATGATgtgggaagcacttcaagattgttTGACTGCTACATCAATTGACCCCACCTTTCTTAAAGCTAAAGTTAGAGCTGCCAA TTGCCATCTTGCATTGGGCGATCTTGAAGATGCATTAAGGAGTTACATGGCCTGTTTGAACAGTAACACTGGGAGTTCTTCTGACCCTAAAATATTAGCCGAGGCTTCTGATGGCCTGGAAAGAGTCAAG GACCTTCGTACAGGGGAAGTGATTGGGACTGGCCGTCGCCGTAGAGCTGCTCCTCGCCTCTACATCTTGGACTCTTTGCGGCTTCCTTCCTTGGCTACATCTCCAGCGCATGTGCTTTCAGCTACCCTTGCTTCTGTTGCGTCTTTTGCCCAGTGGCATCATCGTCTAGGTCATTTGTGTGGATCTAGATTGTCTACTCTAATAAAGTCAGGTTGCTTAGGTCATACTTCGGTTGAGTCTGATTTTCATTGTAAGGGTTGTCatcttggaaaacaaatacaacttCCATATTTTCCTAGTCATTCTCATTCTGTTCAACCTTTTGATTTGGTTCACTCTGATATTTGGGGTCCTGCACCTTTTGTGTCAAAAGGTGGATATAAATACTATGTTATTTTTATTGATGATCATTCTCGCTACACTTGGATTTATTTCATGAAACGCCGCTCTGAGCTGATTTCTATTTATAAAACCTTTGCTCGTATGATTCACACTCAATTTTCCACTCACATTAAAACCTTTCGTTCTGATTCTGGTGGTGAATATTTATCTGATAATTTCCGCCAGTTTTTGACTTCAGAGGGTACTCTTGCTCAGCTTTCTTGCCCTGGTGCTCATGCACAGAACGGTGTGGCTGAACGCAAACATCGTCACATTATAGAAACTGCTCGCACTTTGTTGATATCTTCTTTTGTCCCGTCACATTTTTGGGGTGAAGCAGTTTCTACTGCGGTTTACCTCATCAATAGACAACCGTCATCCAAACTCTCTGGCAAAACACCTGGTGAAGTTCTTTTCGGAACTCCTCCACGATATGACCACCTTCGAGTTTTTGGATGTACGTGTTATGTACTATTATCACCTCGTGAACGTACTAAATTGACTGCTCAATCTGTTGAGTGTGTTTTTCTTGGATATAGCCCTGAACATAAAGGCTATCGATGTTATGATTCATCTTCTCGTCGCATGCGTATTTCTCGAGATGTGAGCTTCAATGAAAATCGTCCCTTCTTTTACAACTCTTCCACTCATTCTTCTTTTTATTCCACAGAGTCTACCTCCTTCATGAGCCTTCCTCCCATTTCTGAAACTTCATCAGTATCACCACCTACTGTTTCTACCCCAGATGTCCTTATTCCCATCACACCACCTTCCACTTCCACAACATCTCCGTCTTACTCTTCCAAACCACCTGTCACTCAGACTTACATTCGCCGTCCTCGCTCTACTCCCACGGCCAGTCCTGATGACGATCCTGTTGCTGATACTTGTACTAACAATGATGACTCTCATGTTGTTTTTAATCAGGGGTATCATCTTCGTGACCGTGGCACTATTGCAGCTCCAGAACGTTATGGGTTTTCCCGTGCTGGTGCAGTCATTGCTGAACCATCATCTTATAAAGAGGCGTCTGGTATACCTGAGTGGCAGCTTGCTATGACTGATGAATTAAATGCCCTTCATCGCACATGTACATGGGATGTTGTTCCGTTACCTGCTGGTGTTGTACCTATCACGTGCAAATGGGTATTCAAGGTTAAAACCAAATCTGATGGGTCTATTGAGCGATATAAAGCTCGTCTTGTGGCCAGAGGTTTTCAACAGACACAGGGTATTGACtatgatgagacttttgcacctgtggccCATCTGACTACTGTCCGAGCTTTACTTGCTGTTGCAGCCTCATCTTCTTGGACTATCtctcagatggatgtcaaaaatgCTTTTCTTCATGGTGATTTACATGAGGAAGTCTATATGCATCCACCTCCTGGGATAGAGGTTCCATCAGGGCATGTATGTCGTCTCCGTCGAGCCTTGTATGGTCTCaaacaagctcctcgtgcttggtTTGAGAGATTTGTTTCTGTCATCAAGGCTTGTGGTTTCTATTCTAGTGATCATGATCCTGCATTGTTCATTCATGTTTCTTCACGAGGACGCACGTTGTTAttactatatgttgatgacatgttgATTACAGGCGATGATCCAGACCATATTGCTCATGTGAAGGCATCTCTGAGTAAGGAATTTCAAATGTCTGACTTGGGGGCACTCAGTTATTTCTTGGGCATTGAGGTTTTGCAGACTCAAAATGGTATTTATCTTTCTCAGGCCAAGTACATACAAGATCTTCTTGATCGTTCTGGTCTTAGTGATACTCGCACTGTTGCCACGCCTATGGATCTACACTTATCTCTTCGTCCGACTGATGGGACACCTTTGGAGGATCCATCTCGATATAGACATCTTGTTGGCAGCTTAGTTTATCTTACTGTCACCAGGCCAGATATTGCTCATGCGGTTCAGATCTTGAGTCAGTTTGTCTCTGCTCCTACATCAGTTCATTATGGGCACTTCGTGTGCTTAGATATTTACGGGGGACAAAAACACAATGTTTATTTTATGACTCAAATTCCCCACTTCAGCTTCACGCTTACTCTGATGCTACCTGGGCCAGTGATCCTATAG